In the genome of Christensenella timonensis, one region contains:
- a CDS encoding NADP-dependent isocitrate dehydrogenase: MQKIKMAVPLVEMDGDEMTRIIWDMIKKNLLTPYIDLNTEYYDLGLPYRDETDDKVTYDAANAIKKYGVGVKCATITPNAQRVEEYKLKEMYKSPNGTIRAILDGTVFRAPIVVDGISPSVKTWKKPITIARHAYGDVYRNTEYRVSANTKFEMVFETDGKETRLPVFEYEGGGVAQGMYNTDKSIGSFARSCFNYAIDTKQDLWFATKDTISKIYDHTFKDIFQEIYDGEYKEKFEALGIEYFYTLIDDAVARVIRSEGGYIWACKNYDGDVMSDMVATAFGSLAMMTSVLVSPDGNYEYEAAHGTVTRHYYKHLEGEETSTNSMATIFAWSGALKKRGELDGNKELEAFGDALERASIRTIEEGVMTKDLALLWEKEEKTVVNTEGFIKEVAKRLDQELRG, encoded by the coding sequence ATGCAGAAAATCAAAATGGCTGTGCCTCTCGTGGAGATGGACGGCGACGAAATGACGAGGATCATCTGGGACATGATCAAAAAGAACCTGCTTACCCCCTATATCGACCTGAATACGGAGTACTACGACTTAGGGCTCCCATACAGGGACGAAACGGACGACAAGGTTACCTATGATGCGGCGAACGCGATCAAGAAATACGGGGTTGGCGTGAAGTGCGCGACCATCACGCCCAACGCACAGCGTGTGGAAGAATATAAACTCAAGGAAATGTACAAGAGCCCCAACGGGACGATCCGTGCGATCCTCGACGGAACGGTGTTCCGTGCCCCTATCGTTGTGGACGGCATTTCTCCTTCTGTCAAGACGTGGAAAAAACCCATCACCATCGCGCGCCACGCATACGGCGACGTTTACCGCAACACGGAATACCGCGTGAGCGCAAATACGAAATTCGAGATGGTATTTGAAACAGACGGCAAGGAAACGCGGCTGCCTGTGTTTGAATACGAGGGCGGCGGTGTTGCGCAGGGGATGTACAACACAGACAAGTCCATCGGCAGTTTTGCGCGCAGTTGCTTTAACTATGCGATCGACACCAAGCAGGATCTCTGGTTCGCGACGAAGGACACGATCTCCAAGATATACGACCACACGTTCAAGGATATTTTCCAGGAGATCTATGATGGCGAATACAAGGAAAAATTTGAAGCGCTGGGCATCGAATATTTCTATACGCTGATCGACGATGCAGTCGCGCGCGTGATCCGTTCGGAAGGCGGCTATATCTGGGCGTGCAAAAACTATGACGGAGATGTGATGAGCGACATGGTGGCAACGGCGTTCGGCAGCCTCGCCATGATGACGTCCGTGCTTGTATCGCCGGACGGCAACTACGAATACGAGGCGGCGCACGGAACGGTGACGCGCCACTATTACAAGCATCTTGAGGGGGAAGAAACGTCCACCAATTCCATGGCGACAATCTTCGCATGGTCGGGCGCGCTCAAAAAACGCGGCGAATTGGACGGCAACAAGGAACTGGAAGCCTTTGGCGACGCATTGGAGCGTGCGTCCATCCGTACCATCGAGGAAGGCGTGATGACCAAGGACTTAGCGCTCCTGTGGGAAAAGGAAGAAAAGACGGTCGTCAATACGGAAGGTTTTATCAAAGAAGTAGCCAAGAGACTGGATCAAGAATTGAGGGGTTAA
- a CDS encoding diguanylate cyclase gives MYTGIPKKLHMVCACMVALLFLAGAFFPVIGHAQEKKNTIRVAYPIQHGLTELDENGNYSGYTYEYLQEIAQYTGWDLEFVQFAGEVDEQLNSALETVQSGEVDVMGGIVYNEELAKMYDYPSYNYGTGYSTLNVLEDNTKINETNLKTLDNIRIAIYEKAVTRNAELQQFCEANGLSPEIISFDSLKGAEDAVRDGQADAMIGNDLTPVEGMRSVANFAPKPYYFIATKGDTEIVNGLNAAILKINDADPYFATTLYEKYFKNDTGKLYLSDEEQEYVQNAGTIRVGVTTGRAPFQYVDEQSGEAKGISIDLLDYISESTGLSFQIVTASDYDELMQLVNDGDVEMIAGMNYDYDTAAEYGAALTRPFITSQSVLVLNKKAENSDLTGKKVAVVEGTILPEGYEEEVVVLWYTTPEACISAVNKGEVDYTYGDGYAVQYYVNQSRYENVVLIPQSSQTQKLCFGIVKPADANLLSTINKAIRSIPTETMQSIMNSNTIRPQDKVTWTDYVESNPWEVLAAVIVLAAAVIVLLALFSRRRARLSRKVALENERFRQLYDLSNEYIFEYNFEKDEMIFSERSARLFDSERVVGNYFAHLQEASGEGKDISEAFGKLKEEGGTVEDVQVKLPDGKLHWLRITAKAVYDSEGKLIMAIGKIVDIQEEREEKDRLLAQAQNDSLTNIYNAASCREKVDGYLRQAKEGRAGALLILDIDHFKSINDRYGHYVGDQVLIKTAEVLKKVFRVDDVVGRLGGDEFCIFMKGAHETRQVRKKYEEVRSELRKRIELQGGELTVSVGAAFTEKGQDFTEVYKKADAALYVVKERSRDGIEII, from the coding sequence ATGTATACTGGAATTCCCAAAAAATTACATATGGTATGTGCATGTATGGTTGCGCTGCTCTTTTTGGCAGGTGCATTTTTTCCGGTTATAGGGCATGCTCAGGAAAAAAAGAATACCATTCGTGTCGCGTATCCGATCCAGCACGGCCTGACCGAGCTTGACGAAAATGGGAATTACAGCGGATATACCTATGAATATTTGCAGGAGATCGCGCAGTATACCGGCTGGGATCTCGAATTCGTGCAGTTCGCAGGGGAAGTCGACGAGCAGCTCAACAGTGCCCTGGAAACGGTACAAAGCGGTGAAGTGGATGTGATGGGCGGTATCGTCTACAATGAGGAACTGGCGAAGATGTACGATTATCCGAGCTATAATTATGGGACGGGATATTCGACACTGAATGTGCTGGAAGATAACACGAAGATCAATGAGACCAACCTGAAAACACTGGATAATATAAGGATTGCAATCTATGAGAAAGCGGTCACGCGCAATGCCGAGCTGCAGCAATTTTGCGAGGCCAATGGACTTTCTCCCGAGATTATTTCCTTTGATTCGCTCAAAGGGGCGGAAGACGCGGTCCGCGATGGGCAGGCCGATGCGATGATCGGGAATGACCTGACGCCGGTTGAGGGCATGCGCAGCGTCGCAAATTTTGCGCCTAAGCCATATTATTTTATTGCCACAAAAGGGGATACGGAAATCGTCAATGGCCTTAACGCGGCAATTTTGAAGATCAACGACGCCGATCCGTATTTTGCGACGACGCTTTATGAGAAATACTTCAAAAACGATACGGGTAAGCTGTATCTTTCAGATGAAGAACAGGAATATGTGCAAAATGCCGGAACCATTCGTGTGGGCGTCACGACGGGGAGGGCGCCTTTTCAATATGTGGACGAGCAAAGCGGTGAAGCAAAGGGGATTTCGATTGATTTGCTTGATTATATTTCAGAAAGCACGGGGCTTTCCTTTCAAATCGTGACCGCATCGGATTACGATGAACTGATGCAATTGGTGAATGACGGCGATGTGGAGATGATCGCAGGGATGAACTACGATTACGATACCGCCGCTGAATATGGAGCGGCGTTAACGCGGCCGTTCATAACATCGCAGTCTGTGCTTGTCCTCAATAAGAAGGCGGAGAATAGTGATTTGACTGGCAAAAAAGTAGCGGTGGTCGAGGGCACGATCCTGCCGGAGGGATACGAAGAAGAGGTAGTAGTTTTATGGTATACCACTCCGGAAGCATGCATCTCAGCAGTCAATAAGGGAGAAGTGGATTATACCTATGGGGACGGTTATGCCGTACAGTATTATGTCAATCAGTCGCGGTATGAAAATGTCGTGCTTATTCCGCAGTCCAGCCAGACGCAGAAGCTATGTTTCGGCATCGTAAAGCCAGCCGACGCAAACCTGCTTTCGACGATCAACAAAGCGATACGCAGTATTCCGACGGAAACGATGCAGTCGATCATGAACAGTAATACGATCCGGCCGCAGGACAAAGTCACATGGACGGACTATGTGGAATCGAACCCGTGGGAAGTCCTTGCAGCGGTCATCGTTCTCGCAGCGGCCGTAATCGTATTGCTGGCGCTGTTTTCCAGGCGGCGGGCGCGCCTCAGCAGGAAGGTTGCGCTGGAAAACGAACGGTTCAGGCAGTTATACGACTTATCCAACGAATATATCTTTGAATACAACTTCGAAAAGGATGAAATGATCTTCTCAGAGAGAAGCGCGCGTTTGTTTGATTCCGAACGGGTGGTCGGGAATTATTTTGCACACCTGCAGGAGGCATCGGGAGAAGGGAAAGATATCAGCGAAGCTTTCGGTAAGCTCAAAGAGGAGGGCGGTACCGTGGAAGATGTGCAGGTGAAGCTGCCCGACGGCAAGCTGCACTGGCTACGCATTACCGCAAAGGCCGTTTATGATTCGGAAGGTAAGCTGATTATGGCGATCGGTAAGATCGTGGACATACAGGAAGAGCGGGAGGAAAAAGACCGACTGCTCGCCCAGGCGCAAAACGATAGCCTGACCAATATCTACAACGCCGCGTCCTGCCGAGAAAAGGTGGATGGATATTTAAGACAGGCGAAAGAGGGCCGTGCAGGCGCGCTTTTGATACTGGATATCGACCATTTCAAAAGCATCAACGACAGGTATGGCCATTATGTCGGGGATCAGGTGCTGATCAAGACGGCAGAAGTTTTGAAGAAAGTGTTCCGGGTGGACGACGTGGTCGGGCGTTTGGGCGGCGACGAATTTTGTATTTTTATGAAGGGGGCGCACGAAACGCGGCAGGTCAGAAAAAAGTACGAGGAGGTCAGGTCGGAGCTCCGCAAAAGGATTGAACTGCAGGGCGGCGAACTCACGGTCAGCGTAGGCGCGGCTTTTACAGAAAAAGGACAGGATTTTACAGAGGTATACAAGAAAGCGGATGCGGCGCTGTATGTTGTCAAGGAGCGCAGCAGGGACGGGATAGAAATAATCTGA
- a CDS encoding aldo/keto reductase gives MKYFKVPNTNLEVSNVVMGCMHLTELSKADARKLIETAQEQGINFFDHADIYDDGKCETLFAEAVEMNDDKREKMILQSKCGIVKCPGDWAYYDFSRQHILEAVKGILKRLKTDYLDVLLLHRPDTMMQPDEIAEAFDYLHAKGMVRYFGVSNQNPMQMQLIQGSVKQKLAFNQLQLSLAHTPLIDAGMSVNMKLDQSTDRDGSILEYCRLNEVTVQAWSPFQKGFFDGPFLGDKENYAQLNRVIDRLAEKYSVPNTAIAVAWITRHPAKMQVVTGTTKRARLADCCAGSQVPLTKQEWYELYRAAGNMIP, from the coding sequence ATGAAATATTTTAAAGTACCGAATACGAACCTTGAAGTATCCAATGTCGTCATGGGATGTATGCACTTAACGGAGCTTTCAAAGGCGGATGCTCGTAAGCTTATCGAGACGGCGCAGGAGCAGGGGATCAATTTTTTTGACCACGCCGATATTTACGACGATGGCAAATGCGAGACCCTGTTTGCAGAAGCGGTTGAAATGAACGACGACAAGCGCGAGAAAATGATTCTCCAAAGCAAGTGCGGGATCGTAAAATGCCCCGGGGACTGGGCCTATTACGATTTTTCGAGGCAGCATATCTTAGAAGCGGTCAAAGGTATCCTGAAGCGGTTAAAAACAGATTATCTGGATGTATTGCTGCTGCACAGGCCGGATACGATGATGCAGCCGGACGAGATCGCGGAAGCGTTCGATTACCTGCATGCCAAGGGCATGGTGCGTTATTTCGGCGTTTCCAACCAGAACCCCATGCAGATGCAGTTGATCCAGGGATCGGTGAAGCAGAAGCTTGCGTTCAACCAGCTTCAATTGAGCCTTGCCCATACGCCGCTCATCGATGCGGGCATGTCCGTCAATATGAAGCTTGACCAGAGCACGGACAGGGATGGCAGTATCCTTGAGTATTGCAGGCTGAATGAGGTGACGGTACAGGCATGGTCGCCGTTCCAGAAGGGATTCTTTGACGGGCCGTTTTTGGGCGACAAGGAAAACTATGCGCAGCTTAACCGGGTGATCGACCGCCTGGCGGAAAAATACAGCGTACCGAATACGGCGATCGCCGTCGCGTGGATCACGCGCCATCCGGCGAAGATGCAGGTCGTCACGGGGACGACCAAGCGGGCGCGGCTTGCCGATTGCTGCGCAGGGTCGCAGGTACCGCTCACCAAGCAGGAATGGTACGAGCTGTATCGGGCGGCAGGGAATATGATCCCGTAA
- a CDS encoding SEC-C metal-binding domain-containing protein: MKLYEQWQQLAQMAQTPQQQQAFWDDYFAAETQVYKTILADTSVLHEGTMGEVAAKFDMEPVVFCGFMDGINTSLKKEVDVEKLEEETPIKLDIDFEKLFYNMNDAKAKWLYTLKEWDGVLSQEKRDDITRQWRMAGQAKSEKTVGRNDPCPCGSGKKYKKCCGK; this comes from the coding sequence ATGAAATTGTACGAACAATGGCAGCAGCTTGCGCAGATGGCGCAGACGCCGCAGCAGCAACAGGCGTTTTGGGATGATTATTTTGCGGCGGAAACGCAGGTCTACAAAACGATCCTGGCGGACACCAGCGTCCTGCATGAGGGGACGATGGGAGAGGTTGCAGCCAAATTCGATATGGAGCCGGTGGTTTTCTGCGGCTTTATGGACGGGATCAATACCAGCCTGAAAAAAGAGGTCGATGTTGAAAAGCTGGAGGAAGAAACGCCCATCAAGCTGGACATCGATTTTGAAAAACTTTTTTACAACATGAATGACGCGAAGGCAAAGTGGTTATACACACTAAAGGAATGGGACGGTGTGCTTAGCCAGGAGAAACGCGACGATATCACGCGGCAGTGGCGCATGGCGGGGCAGGCAAAAAGCGAAAAAACGGTGGGCAGGAACGACCCGTGCCCGTGTGGAAGCGGTAAGAAGTATAAGAAGTGCTGCGGGAAATAG
- the malQ gene encoding 4-alpha-glucanotransferase, giving the protein MKRGSGVLLHITSLPSPYGIGTLGKAAYDFVDALHEAKQSYWQMLPTPPTGYADSPYQGLSAFANNPYFIDLDLLIEEGLLEKEDAAPLVTDEHGKALFGNQLMYKDDILKKAYRNGIKRYKDEFTGYKYANADWLFDYSLFAVFRRQFRSRGYFDWDEKVKRRDQAAVMELAQEHEEEIEAVRFAQFLFEKQWRALKEYANGKGISLIGDIPIYVSFDSDAMWAHPELFLPNGMVAGTPPDCFSRQGQMWENPLYDWDYMKEHGFSWWVERVKRCFEFFDIIRIDHFRGFESFYQIPRDKKPKDGHWVKGPGHDLFEAIKREVPYPAIIAEDLGLITQEVRDFLGRCGFPGNKVLQFAFEQQNSEYLPHNYPHHCVAYTGTHDNDTTKGWFTHLGEQGRERLFAYLGHECGKNEAAWELIRLAMMSVADICIIPMQDILNLGTSARMNYPGRALGYWKWRMKPEAFTDKVKKRLRETTEIYGRACETEA; this is encoded by the coding sequence ATGAAAAGGGGAAGCGGGGTCTTACTGCATATCACATCCTTACCCTCTCCGTATGGGATCGGTACGCTTGGAAAGGCGGCGTACGACTTTGTCGACGCGCTTCATGAGGCGAAGCAGTCGTACTGGCAGATGCTGCCTACGCCGCCCACCGGTTATGCCGACAGTCCATACCAGGGGCTTTCCGCCTTTGCCAACAATCCATATTTTATCGACCTTGACCTTCTGATCGAAGAAGGACTGCTGGAAAAAGAGGACGCCGCACCGCTCGTAACGGATGAGCATGGCAAGGCGCTTTTCGGAAACCAGCTGATGTACAAAGACGACATTCTGAAAAAAGCCTACCGCAATGGGATCAAGAGGTACAAAGACGAATTCACTGGGTATAAATATGCAAACGCGGATTGGCTGTTCGATTATTCGCTTTTCGCTGTGTTTCGCAGGCAATTCCGTTCACGGGGCTATTTTGACTGGGATGAGAAGGTAAAGCGGCGTGACCAGGCGGCGGTGATGGAGCTGGCACAGGAGCACGAGGAAGAGATCGAAGCAGTTCGTTTTGCGCAATTCCTGTTTGAAAAGCAGTGGCGTGCTTTAAAAGAATATGCGAACGGAAAAGGGATCAGTCTGATCGGCGATATCCCCATTTATGTCTCTTTTGATTCGGACGCGATGTGGGCGCACCCGGAGCTGTTCCTGCCAAACGGTATGGTGGCGGGAACGCCGCCCGATTGCTTCAGCAGACAGGGGCAAATGTGGGAAAACCCGCTTTATGACTGGGATTATATGAAAGAGCACGGATTTTCGTGGTGGGTCGAGCGGGTCAAACGGTGTTTTGAATTCTTTGATATCATCCGCATCGACCATTTCCGTGGATTTGAATCATTTTACCAGATCCCGCGGGATAAAAAACCAAAGGACGGGCACTGGGTCAAGGGCCCGGGGCACGACCTGTTCGAAGCGATCAAGCGGGAGGTGCCGTATCCGGCGATCATCGCGGAGGATCTGGGCTTGATCACGCAGGAAGTACGGGATTTTTTAGGGCGGTGCGGGTTCCCCGGCAATAAGGTGCTCCAGTTTGCCTTTGAACAGCAAAACAGCGAATATTTGCCGCACAACTATCCGCATCATTGCGTCGCCTATACGGGGACGCACGATAACGATACGACAAAAGGCTGGTTTACACATCTCGGCGAACAGGGCAGGGAACGGCTGTTTGCCTATCTTGGGCACGAGTGTGGAAAAAACGAGGCGGCGTGGGAATTGATCCGCTTGGCAATGATGAGTGTGGCGGATATTTGTATCATCCCGATGCAGGACATTTTGAACCTGGGGACATCGGCGCGCATGAACTATCCGGGGCGCGCGCTCGGGTATTGGAAATGGCGCATGAAACCGGAGGCGTTCACAGATAAGGTGAAAAAGCGCCTGCGTGAAACGACAGAAATATATGGCCGTGCGTGCGAAACGGAAGCGTAA